CCGGCGTTCAGTACCAGCGTGCCGACGAGGAGCAGCAGCAGGCGCTGTCCTCGCAAATGGGCTTCTGAAATAAATCCCCCCAAATACCACCAGAAAACGGAGCAAAGACATGACAGAACAGCAGTGGAATTTCGCGGGCATCGAGGCCGCGGCCAGCACCATCCAGGGAAACGTCTCCAGCATCCACTCCCTGCTCGACGAGGGTAAGCAGTCGCTGACCAAGCTCGCCGCGGCGTGGGGCGGTAGCGGTTCGGAGTCCTACCAGAGCGTTCAGCAGAAGTGGGACGGCACCGCCCAGGAGCTCAACAACTCCCTGCAGAACCTGGCCCGGACGATCAGCGAGGCCAGCTCGGCCATGCAGTCGACCGAGGGCAGCGTGACCGGATTGTTCGCATAAGAAGCGTCTCTATACGCGTAGAATCTCGAAGCACGAGATTGGGCGAGTTCAACCCATCTGGGGGATCTCGCCCCTTCTCGTGCTTCCCTCATTTGGCGAGCTTCTGAGAGGTTCTCATGCCAGCCGACTACGACAAGCTCTTTCGGCCCGCTGAGAATTCCGATTCGCCGGACGACGACGGCGGGCAAACTTTCTTCGACCCTAATGCGTCGTTCGCCTCTGCGCCGGCCGGCAACGGTGACACCGCGGCTCCGATCGATTGGTCGCAACCTCTCTCGCCGCCACCTCCGCCCGTCGCGGCACCGCCGCCTCCTCCCCCGCCGCCGATGCCGATCGGCGGGCCACCTCCGGCGCCAGAGCCACCACCTGAGCCGCCCGAGTTCCCCGAGCCACCACCCGAGTCACCCAGGGTCGAACCCGAACCTCCGCAGGCAGCGTCGGCCTCGGCGGCCGGACCCGCGGGTGCGGGCCCCAAGTCTCCGCTGCCACCGATGCCCATCGGCGGACCACCTCCGCCGCCGCCGCCCGCTCTGCCGGAGTTCACCCCGGAGCCGCCTCCGGTCGCGGTCGACGTGACGCCCGTAGCGGCTGAGGTGCCGCCCGAGGTAGCTGCTGAAGTGCCGGCCGAACCCGAGGTGGCGGCTGAGCCCGAAGCCGCTGCGCCTGAACCTGCTGCGCCGGAAGCCGCCGCGCCCGAACCCGCTGTGCCCGAACCCGCTGTGCCCGAACCCGGGCCTCAGTCAGCGCCTAAGCCGCCACGTCCCCCCATGCCCATCGGCGGGCCACCGCCCCCGCCCCCACCCCCGCCGCCGCAGCCGCCCGAAGCTCCTCCGGCGCCGCCCGAGCCCGAGCAGGCGCCACCCCGGCCGCCCATGCCCGTCGGCGGCCCGCCGCCGGCCCCGCCGCCGCCTCCCAAACCGCCGCCGCCGCCCGAGCAGGCACCACCCGCACCGACCCGGCCGGTTGCCCGCGACCGTTCTTCCGGTCCGATGCCGGTCAACGGCCAAACCCGTGAAGCGCCGCCCACGCCGCCCGACGCCCCGCGCCGGGTGCGGCTGGCGGGACCCCCGCCGCAACCGCAGCCACCGCCCCCGCCGCAACCGCCGGCAGCACCACCTATCCAGCCGCAATCCGAGGCGGAGGCCGAGTCCCCGCCCGAGCCCCGGCCCGATTCGCCGCCCCCGCGCCGGCGCCACCGCTATCTGCCCGACCCGGATTCCGGAGAAGTCGATCCGCAAGCGGGCACGTACTTCCGGGTCCCGATGCCACCGGCGCCCAGTCCCCCGCCGGGCCAGACGACGACGGCACCGCCGCCACGGCCCCAGGGCGGTAAGCGACGCGCCCCGTCCGGTCCGATTCCGGTGCGGCCACGGCCCGGACCAGGCATGACGGAATCGCCGCCGCCTTTCGCCCCGCCGCCCCCGGCCCCGATGCCGCCCGGCCCGCCGCCGGCGCGCACCGCGCCGCAGGCCCCGGTTCGACCCCCGGCCCCCGCGCCGGAGCAAGCCGCGATGGCGCCGACCGCGGCGCCCGAGGTCAGGCCGGCCCCGCCGCGACCCGCCAAACACGTGCCCCAGCGGGGTTGGCGAGGCGCGCTCTACAAGCTCACCCGGATCAACGCGGGCCTGTCCCGCGACGAGAAGCATGAACAGGAGCTACGCGCCCGGGTCCAGCGCAAGGCCCGCGGCTCGTACCAGATCGGCATGCTCGGCCTCAAAGGCGGCGTCGGAAAGACCACGACAACAGTGACCCTAGGCACCATGCTGGCGCAGGTGCGCGGCGACCGGATCCTGGTGCTCGACGCAGATCCGGGATGTGGCAACCTCGCCGAGCGCGCGGGCCGCACGTCGCCGTCGTCCATCGCGGACCTGGTGGCCGATCAAAACCTCTCGCACTACAACGACGTCCGGGCGCACACCAGCGTCAATGCCGACAATCTCGAGATCCTGCCGACCGCGGAGTACACCACCGCCCAGCGTGGGCTCAGCGGAGACGACCTGCGCTTCGCGGTCGACACCGTGTCGAAGTTCTACAACCTCGTGCTGGCCGACTGTGGGCCTGGGCTGTTCGACCCGGTGACGCGCGGCGTGCTGGAGACGGCGTCGGCGATCGTGATCGTGACCAACGTGTCGCTGGACAGTGCACGGCAAGCCGAAAGCGCCCTGGAATGGCTGCGTCACAACGGCTACCAGGATCTGTTGAGCCGCGTCGTCGTGGTCATCAATCATGTCGCGGTTGGTGAAACCAACGTCGCGGAGAAGCAGTTGGTGAGACAGTTCCAACAGCTGGTCCAACCGAACCGGGTTGTGCTGCTGCCCTGGGACAAGCACATCGCGGAGGGTACTGAGATTCAGCTCGACCGGCTCGACCCCGTCTACAGGCGGCGGGTGCTCGAACTGGCCGCGGCTCTGTCCGACGATTTTGAAAGGGCTGGACGTCGTTGAGCGCACCTGCTGTAGCTGCCGGCTCTACCGCCGCGGGGGCCGCCCCCGCTCGACCCGCCACCACGCGGGTGACGATTCTGACCGGTAAGCGGATGACCGACCTGGTGCTGCCGGCGGCCACGCCGATGGGCATCTATATCGACGAAACCGTGTCGGTGCTGGCCGATCTGCTGGAAGACACCCCGGCCGACGTGCTGGCGGGATTCGACTTCGACGCGCAGGGGGTGTGGACCTTCGCCCGCCCCGGCTCGCCGCCCCTGAAACTCGACCAGTCACTCGACGAAGCCGGAGTGGTCGACGGATCGCTGCTGACGCTGGTGTCGGCCAGCCGGACCGAGCGCTACCGACCGCTGGTCGAGGATGTCATCGACGCGATCGCGGTACTCGACGAGTCCCCGGAATTCGACCGGTCGGCGGTCGATCGCTTCATCGCGGTCGCGATCCCGGTCCTCGCTGTGCCCGTCACCGCGATCGCGATGCGGGCCTGGTGGGTCACCGGGCGCCACTGGTACTGGCCGGCGGCCATGGCGGTCGTCGCGGTCTGCATTCTGATCGCCTCGTTCGTGGCGAAGCGGTTCTACCAGCGAGCCGAACTCTCCGAATGCCTGCTGATCGCGGCGTATCCCGTGCTTGCCGCCGCGGCGGCCATCGCGGTGCCGCTGCCGCGGGGAACCACCTCACTCGGGGCCCCGCAGCTGGCCGCGGCGGCGACCGCGGTGCTGTTCCTGACGCTGGCCGTCAGGGGCGGTCCGCGCTACCGCCACGAGGTGGCGTCGTTCGTCGTCATCGCAACGATCGCGGTGATCGGCGCCGCGGTGGCCACCGGCTACGGGTACCAGCAGTGGGTGCCGGCGGGGGCCATCGCGTTCGGGCTGTTCGTCATCACCACCGCGGCCAAGTTGACTGTCGCGGTGGCCCGCATCGCGCTGCCACCGATTCCCGTTCCCGGCGAGACCGTGGACAACGAGGAACTGCTCGATCCGGTGACCGCCGACGCCGCGGCCAACAACGACACCAACGACGAGACCCCGACCTGGCAGGCCATCATCGCCTCGGTCCCGGCATCGGCGGCGCGGCTGACCGAACGCAGCAAGCTGGCCAAGCAACTGCTGGTCGGCTACGTGACCGCGGGTGCGGTGATTCTGGCCATTGGCGCCATAGCGGTGGTGGTGCACGGGCACTTCTTCGTGCACAGCCTGGTGGTGGCCGGGTTGCTGACGGTGCTGTGCGGGTTCCGGTCGCGGTTGTACGTCGACCGGTGGTGCGCCTGGGCCTTGCTGGCGGCGACCGTCGCGATTCCGACGGGTCTTACCGCGCGGCTCAGCCTCTGGTATCCGAACTGGGCGTGGCTGATCCTGACCGGCTACCTGGTACTGGTCCTGCTCGCGCTGACCATCGTCAGCGCAATGGCCCCGATCCGGCGACTGTCACCGGTGATGAAGCGCATCTCGGAGCTGATCGACGGTGCGGTGGTCGCCTCGATCATCCCCCTGCTGCTGTGGATCACCGGTGTCTACGACATGGTCCGCAACCTGCGGTTCTAGATCGGGGCAGCGACCGAACCCGCCGGGGAGGTGCCGCCGCCGGCGCTCTCTACCGGAGCGCTGACCAGGGTGGCGTTGCCCGCTGCGGCGCCGTCCGCCGATTGCGCGTCGGCGCCGTCCTTACCGTCATCGTCTTTGTTCTCTTCGTCGGCCGGCTTGGTGTCGCTGGCAAGCTGAGCCGAGGAGCCGCCGCCCTGGCCGGCCTGCGATGCGGCTTGCTGGATGCTCTGACCGACCTGCTGGCCCATCGGAGCCATTTGCTGCGCCATCGGCGCCAGCTGGACCAGCTGCGGAATGGTCGCGGCAACCTGCGGGGACAGCGCTGCGGCCTGCGCGCCGACCTGCGAGACCGCACCGCCGGCAGCGGCACTCACCGCTTGCTGCGCCGCGGCTGCCGGACCGCCGAGCATCGCGGCGGCCGCACCCGCGCCGGCGCCGGCACCCGCGCCGAGCAGTCCGTTGGACTGAGCCGTCATGGCTCCCATCACGTTGTCGCTCAGCGATTGACCGGCCGCGCCGAACCCGTATTGCGTCAGGGCCTGGCCGAGGGACTGATCGGCCCGGGTGTAGATGTCGGCTGCGGTGCTCATGCTGGACGCGGTGCGCTTCAGGGAGGCGGTGACGCCGGGTAGGCCGTCGCTGACGAGCGACTCGATGCCCGGCATGGTCTGGTTGATCGCGGCCGACATCGAGTCCGATCCCGGCACGGCCATCGGTGCCGGTGGGGCCGGGAAAACAAGTTCGCCGAGTTTGCTCGCCGCGGCGATCAGGCGGGCGGGATCAACGGCCAGCGGTTCAGCCATCACGGCGTCCCTTCTCTTCTATCGGGAACATCATCGGGTCTTGTGCGTCAGGGCGTCTCGGCCAGCGCGCTGTCGAGCAGTCCGGCCACGTAGCGCCAGTACAGGAAGTCGACGACGGCCGGACGCTGCGCCCCGGGATCCGCCGCGGCGTAGGCCTGGTGCAGCGCCAGATCGCGACTGTGGGTGGCGTAGGCGTGGAATGCCCGCAGGTGCGCCACCTCGCGACCGGTGGCCGTACTGGTCATGGGCTTCATCAGGTCGAACCAGAGCATGTGCCGCTCGTCGTCGGGCACCTTGGCATCTGCGGGTGCGGGCGGCAGTAGGTCCACCAGGTGCAGATCGTCGGTCTCCTGCAGCTGAGCCTCGGCCGAGGGGTCGACCACCTCCAGTCGCGACCGGCCGACCATCTTGCCGCTTTCCGGGATGTCGTCGTCCTCGAGGATGACCTTGGCCGCACCGACGTCGGTGTTCGCCAACTGCTCCGCGGTGCCGATCACGGCGCGCAGCTTGAGGTCGTGGAAGGCGGCCCAGCCCTGGATCGCCATCGCCGGATACGTTGCGCTGCGGGCTTTTTCATCGACGGGGACGTTGCGGTCGGCGCTGGCCAGGTGCACCTTGGCGGGGAGTTCGACACCCTCCGGTATGTAGGCCAGACCGTAGCTGTTGGCCACCACGATCTCGCCGTCGGTGGTGACCGCGGTGACCCAGAAGAAGCCGTAGTCGTCGTCGCCGCCGCTGTCCCGGGCATTGAGCGCCGCGGCCACGCGGCGGGCCAGCCGCAGCGGGTCCTTCTTGGCGCCGCGGGCCGAGGCCGCGGCGACCGCGTCGCGGGCGGCCCGGGCTGCCGAGACCGGGACCGACGGCAGGGCCGTCACGTCGTCGCCCGGCGGGGTCTTGTCCTTCTGGTCGTCATCGCGGCGCTCGGGCGGAGCCGGTCGGTTCGGCGCCGCGGTACGGGCCGAGGCCGCGCGGGTTGACGCGGTGGCCGGTGCCCGGCCGGCCGCGCCCAACGGCGCCCGGCCGCCCGCGGCCCGCGAGCCGGCACTGGGTGAAGCTGCCGCCCCGGCCGATGCGCCGCCACCCGATGAGGCGGTGCCCATTCCCATCCCGGTCGACGAGCCGCGCGCAGCCGCCGCCGGCATCCCGGTGGCCGCCGCCGGTGCCATGGCCGGCGAGGAATCGTCACCGCGGTGCGACGGGCCGGAACCGGCCGCCTGACCGGGTTGCGTGGGTGCGTCGACCGCCGCCGCCGGCTTGACGTGCGGGGTGTCGGTGCCCGGGGTCGACGGGGTCGACGGCGTGCCCGGATTGGTGGGCAGCGACGGCTGGTCGGGTGACGGGGGTCCGACCGGCGCGGGGGCCGGAGCGGGCGCGGGCGCCGGGGTCACGCCCGGGCTCGGGTTGGTTGGGGACGGCGCGGGAGCGGGCGCCGGGGCCGGCGCCGGGGTGACGGGCTTGGCCGGCTTGTCGTCCGGCTTCGGCTTGACCGGCGTGATCGGGCTGACCGGCGTCCCGGGCGACGGATTGACCGGCGTCACCGGAGTCGACGGGTTGAGCGGCGGGATGGGTGTGATGGGTGTGGTCGGATTGCCCGGGTTGCCCGGGGTAACCGGGTTCAGCGGGTCATAGGGGTTGGCCGGCACCGGCTCGAACGGAGTGGGTGTCACGGGGGTGACCGGAGTGCCCGGGTTGAGCGGGTTGTACGGGTTCGCCGGCACCGGCTCGAACGGCGTCGGGGCCGGACCGCCGGGCGTTGGCGTGCCCGGAGTCGGCACCACCAGGGTGGGCACCTCCGGGGTCGGCGGGGTGACCCGGTTCAGCAGATCTTGCAGCGCATTGTGCGGCGGCTTCCAATTCTTGGATTCCAGCACCTGTTCGGCGGCCTCGGCAATCAAAGTCGCATTGGCCTGGCGGGCCGCGCGAACCAGTGAATTGATGGCGTTCTGCCGCTCCTCGGGCTCCAGCTCGGTGTCGTTTTCCAGGATGGAAATTTCCCGGTGCGTTCCGTCGACATTGTTGCCGATTTCCGATTTCGCCTGGGCGATCAAATTCGCGACGTGCTGATGCCAGGTAATGACCGTGGCCAGATAATCCTGCAGCGTGCTCATCTCAGTGAGATTCGTGCCGAGGGCGCCGTTGGCCGCGCTTGCGGCGCCGCCGGTCCAGACGCCCCCGTGGAAGACCTCAACCTGCTGGTGCCGGGCCGCGTCGATGACGTCGGTGACCTTGTGCAGCATTCCGTTGAAGGCTTGGGCCCGGTCGAAGAAGGTGTCCTCATCGGCCTCGGGCCAGCCGCCCTCAAGCATCTGACCGGCATATTCGCCTGTCGGTCGGGGAATGCCCATTGCCTACTCTCCTCCAACGGCAGCCGGGTCACATCTGCCGGTCAAGTATCTGAATATCAAGCCTAACCGAGGTTAAAGCGTGCTGGCTGCGGCAATTTCGGCCGGATAAGTGCCTCGCAAGCGCCTCACGCAATGCCTCTCCCAATGCCTCCCGCAATGCC
This genomic stretch from Mycobacterium paragordonae harbors:
- a CDS encoding WXG100 family type VII secretion target, yielding MTEQQWNFAGIEAAASTIQGNVSSIHSLLDEGKQSLTKLAAAWGGSGSESYQSVQQKWDGTAQELNNSLQNLARTISEASSAMQSTEGSVTGLFA
- a CDS encoding MinD/ParA family ATP-binding protein translates to MPADYDKLFRPAENSDSPDDDGGQTFFDPNASFASAPAGNGDTAAPIDWSQPLSPPPPPVAAPPPPPPPPMPIGGPPPAPEPPPEPPEFPEPPPESPRVEPEPPQAASASAAGPAGAGPKSPLPPMPIGGPPPPPPPALPEFTPEPPPVAVDVTPVAAEVPPEVAAEVPAEPEVAAEPEAAAPEPAAPEAAAPEPAVPEPAVPEPGPQSAPKPPRPPMPIGGPPPPPPPPPPQPPEAPPAPPEPEQAPPRPPMPVGGPPPAPPPPPKPPPPPEQAPPAPTRPVARDRSSGPMPVNGQTREAPPTPPDAPRRVRLAGPPPQPQPPPPPQPPAAPPIQPQSEAEAESPPEPRPDSPPPRRRHRYLPDPDSGEVDPQAGTYFRVPMPPAPSPPPGQTTTAPPPRPQGGKRRAPSGPIPVRPRPGPGMTESPPPFAPPPPAPMPPGPPPARTAPQAPVRPPAPAPEQAAMAPTAAPEVRPAPPRPAKHVPQRGWRGALYKLTRINAGLSRDEKHEQELRARVQRKARGSYQIGMLGLKGGVGKTTTTVTLGTMLAQVRGDRILVLDADPGCGNLAERAGRTSPSSIADLVADQNLSHYNDVRAHTSVNADNLEILPTAEYTTAQRGLSGDDLRFAVDTVSKFYNLVLADCGPGLFDPVTRGVLETASAIVIVTNVSLDSARQAESALEWLRHNGYQDLLSRVVVVINHVAVGETNVAEKQLVRQFQQLVQPNRVVLLPWDKHIAEGTEIQLDRLDPVYRRRVLELAAALSDDFERAGRR
- the eccD gene encoding type VII secretion integral membrane protein EccD, with protein sequence MSAPAVAAGSTAAGAAPARPATTRVTILTGKRMTDLVLPAATPMGIYIDETVSVLADLLEDTPADVLAGFDFDAQGVWTFARPGSPPLKLDQSLDEAGVVDGSLLTLVSASRTERYRPLVEDVIDAIAVLDESPEFDRSAVDRFIAVAIPVLAVPVTAIAMRAWWVTGRHWYWPAAMAVVAVCILIASFVAKRFYQRAELSECLLIAAYPVLAAAAAIAVPLPRGTTSLGAPQLAAAATAVLFLTLAVRGGPRYRHEVASFVVIATIAVIGAAVATGYGYQQWVPAGAIAFGLFVITTAAKLTVAVARIALPPIPVPGETVDNEELLDPVTADAAANNDTNDETPTWQAIIASVPASAARLTERSKLAKQLLVGYVTAGAVILAIGAIAVVVHGHFFVHSLVVAGLLTVLCGFRSRLYVDRWCAWALLAATVAIPTGLTARLSLWYPNWAWLILTGYLVLVLLALTIVSAMAPIRRLSPVMKRISELIDGAVVASIIPLLLWITGVYDMVRNLRF
- a CDS encoding DUF1542 domain-containing protein; translated protein: MGIPRPTGEYAGQMLEGGWPEADEDTFFDRAQAFNGMLHKVTDVIDAARHQQVEVFHGGVWTGGAASAANGALGTNLTEMSTLQDYLATVITWHQHVANLIAQAKSEIGNNVDGTHREISILENDTELEPEERQNAINSLVRAARQANATLIAEAAEQVLESKNWKPPHNALQDLLNRVTPPTPEVPTLVVPTPGTPTPGGPAPTPFEPVPANPYNPLNPGTPVTPVTPTPFEPVPANPYDPLNPVTPGNPGNPTTPITPIPPLNPSTPVTPVNPSPGTPVSPITPVKPKPDDKPAKPVTPAPAPAPAPAPSPTNPSPGVTPAPAPAPAPAPVGPPSPDQPSLPTNPGTPSTPSTPGTDTPHVKPAAAVDAPTQPGQAAGSGPSHRGDDSSPAMAPAAATGMPAAAARGSSTGMGMGTASSGGGASAGAAASPSAGSRAAGGRAPLGAAGRAPATASTRAASARTAAPNRPAPPERRDDDQKDKTPPGDDVTALPSVPVSAARAARDAVAAASARGAKKDPLRLARRVAAALNARDSGGDDDYGFFWVTAVTTDGEIVVANSYGLAYIPEGVELPAKVHLASADRNVPVDEKARSATYPAMAIQGWAAFHDLKLRAVIGTAEQLANTDVGAAKVILEDDDIPESGKMVGRSRLEVVDPSAEAQLQETDDLHLVDLLPPAPADAKVPDDERHMLWFDLMKPMTSTATGREVAHLRAFHAYATHSRDLALHQAYAAADPGAQRPAVVDFLYWRYVAGLLDSALAETP